In Primulina huaijiensis isolate GDHJ02 chromosome 6, ASM1229523v2, whole genome shotgun sequence, a single window of DNA contains:
- the LOC140978149 gene encoding polyadenylate-binding protein RBP45-like: MMQPGNTMVPPSMVPPQYQQQPPQPWMTQPPQQPQYQVPPPQQPPASAYYYQQQPPQATAPPQIPQQYATAPASQPIADDGIRSLWIGDLQYWMDEQFIYSCFASTGEVASVKVIRNKQTGQSEGYGFIEFVSHSAAERNLQMYNGTLIPNVEQTFRLNWASMGAGEKHDDSPEYTIFVGDLAADVTDFMLQETFRANYPSVKGAKIVTDRTTGRTKGYGFVRFNDESEQIHAMTEMNGRFCSTRPMRIGPAANKQKVGVQTKASYQASQGTASEDDPTNTTIFVGNLDPNVTDDHLRQVFGQYGQLIHVKIPVGKRCGFVQFADRSCAEEAIRILSGTQLGGQTIRLSWGRSPSNKQVDANQLNGGYYGYTPGYETYGYAPAPQDTNMYYSGYPGYGNYTAPTQQQQ; encoded by the exons ATGATGCAACCAGGAAACACAATGGTCCCGCCGTCCATGGTTCCACCACAATACCAGCAGCAGCCACCACAGCCGTGGATGACTCAACCGCCTCAACAACCACAGTACCAGGTTCCCCCGCCCCAACAGCCACCTGCCTCGGCATACTACTATCAACAGCAGCCTCCACAGGCCACCGCGCCACCTCAAATCCCACAGCAATATGCCACTGCGCCAGCTTCTCAACCTATAGCCGACGATGGAATACGTAGCCTCTGGATTGGAGATCTGCAGTACTGGATGGATGAACAATTCATATATAGCTGTTTCGCATCCACTGGCGAG GTAGCCTCTGTCAAAGTCATTCGTAACAAGCAAACTGGACAATCAGAAGGTTATGGCTTTATTGAATTTGTTAGTCACTCTGCTGCAGAGAGAAACCTTCAGATGTATAATGGAACCCTAATCCCAAATGTTGAGCAAACATTTAGGCTGAACTGGGCCTCTATGGGTGCGGGTGAAAAGCATGATGACTCTCCTGAATATACCATTTTTGTTGGAGACTTGGCGGCTGATGTTACTGATTTCATGCTTCAAGAAACTTTTAGGGCCAATTATCCATCAGTTAAGGGTGCAAAGATTGTCACAGATAGGACTACAGGACGTACAAAGGGTTATGGATTTGTGAGATTTAATGATGAAAGTGAACAAATTCATGCTATGACTGAAATGAATGGAAGGTTTTGTTCCACAAGACCCATGCGAATTGGTCCAGCTGCCAACAAACAAAAAGTGGGTGTCCAGACTAAAG CCTCATATCAGGCTTCACAAGGAACGGCTAGTGAGGATGATCCTACTAACACTACT ATCTTTGTTGGGAATTTGGATCCTAATGTCACAGATGACCACTTGAGGCAGGTTTTTGGACAATATGGACAATTAATTCATGTAAAAATTCCTGTAGGAAAACGATGTGGGTTTGTTCAATTTGCTGATAG AAGCTGTGCTGAAGAAGCTATACGGATTCTAAGTGGAACACAGCTGGGAGGACAGACCATTCGACTCTCATGGGGCCGCAGTCCTTCAAACAAACAG GTTGATGCCAACCAGTTGAACGGTGGATATTATGGATATACCCCTGGATACGAAACCTATGGATATGCTCCAGCTCCGCAGGATACAAATATGTACTATTCAGGCTACCCTGGATATGGTAACTATACAGCCCCTACCCAACAGCAGCAGTAG
- the LOC140978151 gene encoding pentatricopeptide repeat-containing protein At1g11630, mitochondrial-like isoform X1 — protein sequence MAFRRKFRSLMIQGHRQLSTSILNPDSKSSLTSKEKSRTALAFLRFEKNPERILEICREADLTPESPLDRIAYSKAISKLKESHCYDGIRSFIRESVARSESRTERCISRFIVLYGQAGLVKDAIQLFAEMPEMGIVRNVKTLNSLLFSCILAEDYGEMKRLFEEFPSKYGLVPNLDTYNTVLKGFCDSGSTNLSHRILAEMEKKGIKPNGKTFATVLTGFYTEEKFHDVGKIMELMRSYGISPGIGIYNVRIQGLCKLKRSNEAKALLDGILCRGMTPNSATFGHLIYGFCREGKLDVAKNLFKEMIDMGLKPEAECYFTLIYYLCRGLDFEVASNICEEAMGNGWVPNFTTMKSLVDGLASIGKTAEAKKIIRLVKKKFLRNADKWKEIEEGLPKLEP from the coding sequence atggcatTTCGCAGAAAGTTCCGATCGTTGATGATTCAAGGGCACCGTCAACTATCTACCTCCATCCTGAACCCGGATTCTAAATCCTCGCTTACCAGTAAAGAGAAATCCCGAACTGCGCTGGCCTTTCTCCGGTTCGAGAAAAACCCAGAACGCATCCTTGAGATATGCCGGGAAGCTGACCTCACACCTGAGTCACCACTAGACCGGATTGCCTACTCCAAGGCAATCTCCAAGCTCAAAGAATCCCATTGTTACGATGGTATTAGGAGCTTCATCAGAGAATCTGTGGCGCGATCTGAATCAAGAACTGAGCGATGTATTTCCCGTTTTATCGTTCTTTATGGACAGGCGGGTCTTGTCAAAGACGCTATTCAGCTGTTCGCTGAAATGCCTGAGATGGGAATTGTTAGGAATGTGAAGACGCTCAACTCGTTGTTGTTTTCGTGTATTTTGGCGGAGGATTATGGAGAAATGAAGAGGTTGTTCGAGGAGTTTCCTAGTAAATATGGTTTAGTACCAAATTTGGATACTTATAACACTGTTTTGAAGGGGTTTTGCGACTCAGGGAGCACGAATTTATCACATCGGATATTGGCCGAGATGGAGAAGAAAGGGATAAAGCCTAATGGGAAGACGTTTGCCACTGTTCTTACAGGATTTTATACTGAAGAAAAGTTCCATGATGTCGGGAAGATCATGGAGTTAATGAGAAGTTATGGCATTTCACCAGGGATTGGTATTTACAATGTTAGGATTCAGGGTTTATGTAAGCTGAAGAGGTCCAATGAGGCAAAGGCTTTATTGGATGGGATTTTGTGCAGGGGTATGACGCCGAACTCTGCAACATTTGGCCATTTGATTTATGGGTTTTGCAGGGAAGGCAAATTAGACGTTGCTAAAAATTTGTTCAAGGAGATGATTGATATGGGTCTGAAGCCAGAAGCTGAATGTTACTTTACACTTATCTATTATTTGTGTCGAGGATTAGATTTTGAAGTTGCCTCGAACATCTGTGAGGAGGCTATGGGAAATGGCTGGGTGCCAAATTTTACGACCATGAAGTCTCTTGTTGATGGATTGGCAAGCATTGGGAAGACTGCTGAGGCGAAGAAAATTATTAGACTAGTGAAGAAGAAGTTCTTGAGGAATGCTGATAAATGGAAAGAGATTGAAGAAGGATTGCCTAAGTTAGAGCCCTGA
- the LOC140978151 gene encoding pentatricopeptide repeat-containing protein At1g11630, mitochondrial-like isoform X2, protein MIQGHRQLSTSILNPDSKSSLTSKEKSRTALAFLRFEKNPERILEICREADLTPESPLDRIAYSKAISKLKESHCYDGIRSFIRESVARSESRTERCISRFIVLYGQAGLVKDAIQLFAEMPEMGIVRNVKTLNSLLFSCILAEDYGEMKRLFEEFPSKYGLVPNLDTYNTVLKGFCDSGSTNLSHRILAEMEKKGIKPNGKTFATVLTGFYTEEKFHDVGKIMELMRSYGISPGIGIYNVRIQGLCKLKRSNEAKALLDGILCRGMTPNSATFGHLIYGFCREGKLDVAKNLFKEMIDMGLKPEAECYFTLIYYLCRGLDFEVASNICEEAMGNGWVPNFTTMKSLVDGLASIGKTAEAKKIIRLVKKKFLRNADKWKEIEEGLPKLEP, encoded by the coding sequence ATGATTCAAGGGCACCGTCAACTATCTACCTCCATCCTGAACCCGGATTCTAAATCCTCGCTTACCAGTAAAGAGAAATCCCGAACTGCGCTGGCCTTTCTCCGGTTCGAGAAAAACCCAGAACGCATCCTTGAGATATGCCGGGAAGCTGACCTCACACCTGAGTCACCACTAGACCGGATTGCCTACTCCAAGGCAATCTCCAAGCTCAAAGAATCCCATTGTTACGATGGTATTAGGAGCTTCATCAGAGAATCTGTGGCGCGATCTGAATCAAGAACTGAGCGATGTATTTCCCGTTTTATCGTTCTTTATGGACAGGCGGGTCTTGTCAAAGACGCTATTCAGCTGTTCGCTGAAATGCCTGAGATGGGAATTGTTAGGAATGTGAAGACGCTCAACTCGTTGTTGTTTTCGTGTATTTTGGCGGAGGATTATGGAGAAATGAAGAGGTTGTTCGAGGAGTTTCCTAGTAAATATGGTTTAGTACCAAATTTGGATACTTATAACACTGTTTTGAAGGGGTTTTGCGACTCAGGGAGCACGAATTTATCACATCGGATATTGGCCGAGATGGAGAAGAAAGGGATAAAGCCTAATGGGAAGACGTTTGCCACTGTTCTTACAGGATTTTATACTGAAGAAAAGTTCCATGATGTCGGGAAGATCATGGAGTTAATGAGAAGTTATGGCATTTCACCAGGGATTGGTATTTACAATGTTAGGATTCAGGGTTTATGTAAGCTGAAGAGGTCCAATGAGGCAAAGGCTTTATTGGATGGGATTTTGTGCAGGGGTATGACGCCGAACTCTGCAACATTTGGCCATTTGATTTATGGGTTTTGCAGGGAAGGCAAATTAGACGTTGCTAAAAATTTGTTCAAGGAGATGATTGATATGGGTCTGAAGCCAGAAGCTGAATGTTACTTTACACTTATCTATTATTTGTGTCGAGGATTAGATTTTGAAGTTGCCTCGAACATCTGTGAGGAGGCTATGGGAAATGGCTGGGTGCCAAATTTTACGACCATGAAGTCTCTTGTTGATGGATTGGCAAGCATTGGGAAGACTGCTGAGGCGAAGAAAATTATTAGACTAGTGAAGAAGAAGTTCTTGAGGAATGCTGATAAATGGAAAGAGATTGAAGAAGGATTGCCTAAGTTAGAGCCCTGA